NNNNNNNNNNNNNNNNNNNNNNNNNNNNNNNNNNNNNNNNNNNNNNNNNNNNNNNNNNNNNNNNNNNNNNNNNNNNNNNNNNNNNNNNNNNNNNNNNNNNNNNNNNNNNNNNNNNNNNNNNNNNNNNNNNNNNNNNNNNNNNNNNNNNNNNNNNNNNNNNNNNNNNNNNNNNNNNNNNNNNNNNNNNNNNNNNNNNNNNNNNNNNNNNNNNNNNNNNNNNNNNNNNNNNNNNNNNNNNNNNNNNNNNNNNNNNNNNNNNNNNNNNNNNNNNNNNNNNNNNNNNNNNNNNNNNNNNNNNNNNNNNNNNNNNNNNNNNNNNNNNNNNNNNNNNNNNNNNNNNNNNNNNNNNNNNNNNNNNNNNNNNNNNNNNNNNNNNNNNNNNNNNNNNNNNNNNNNNNNNNNNNNNNNNNNNNNNNNNNNNNNNNNNNNNNNNNNNNNNNNNNNNNNNNNNNNNNNNCAGTAAGATGAAGTTCAACTTGATCTTATGCACATCATCCTTTATATCTCAAAAAATTTGGAGTTTCTTTCCTTCCAAATTGTCCACTAAATGCATGCAAGGACAATTCTCCATCTACTCTTGCCCTTAGCCTATGAACCTATTTCCTCCCAGCTACCGAGAGCTTCCGAAACCTTTCCTGGTATAGTCTAGGATTTGTGTATGAGGTTTAAGACAATACTCCATAGCTGAGTTGTAAATCGACAATGCACAACGAGATGGCTGACCTTCTCTATTGTTTACTTACACATGAAGCATCTTGAGCATGGAAGACCTCTACTCATCAAATTTTCCAACATAAGGGCAGCTTCTTTTGCTAGTAACCACACAAAACAGGCTACTTTGTGAAGGACTTTAGTCTTCCAAGGTTGTTTCCATTGCCAGATGGTTCGATTGATTCATCAATTTGGATGTTGCAATAGCCTTAAATAGGCCCTTGGTGTTGTCTGGCCACCACGGAACATCTTCACCTATTTGTAACCCGGAAAGTTGTTCAAGTGTACTGAAGAAGTCTGCCCCTCTTTGCACTTCCCAATCACTAATTTGTCTTCTAAAGTTAATGTTCCAACCTTGAAGTGCCCACATATCTGCTAGTCTTTTGCTGGTAACTAATTAAGATGAATATATATGGAAAGACCATTTCCAGGTTTCCAACCACATACCAATTGTCCTTCCAGAAACTAGTTTTGTTCCCATCTAACACTTTTATCTTGGATCGAATACTCTAATGGATCTTCATAGACTAACCCCAGATGGTGTATTAACGTCCTTGGTCATCCAGTTATCCTCCTGAACATATTTGCCTTTAATAACTTTTCCTTGCAGTAGTTAATGCTCACTAGTAAACTTCCACAGCCATTTCATCTTAGAGAGCTTTGCTTTGTACTATCCCCAGACTTCTATGTTTCTTCCAAGAGATTATTGTTTTCCACTTGACCAGGTGGTATCCTTTCATTTCTTTGTTCCCATGCCACAAAAAATTCGACCTATTGATGACCCCTATTGGGATAGGGAACGAGGACATCATGTATGTTGGAACGGCATCAAGAATTGGGTTAATGAGAGTCAATCTGCCACTCATAGACAAGTATTATGTCTTCCAATAAGACATAATACATAGATGGATACTTAACTTGGCCTCATCTGGCAACTAAACACTCCTAGTCTGAAAATGCACCTCTAGACTCCTAACTCAGAGAACGAAAAAACTGACAGTGGGGATGTCCAAGTTAGTTTCAGCAAACCATTGGCTGGAAAATGGACATAAAAATTGACATTAATTTAGTTATGAACTATTAATAACCAACTTTATGAAGTATTAACAGCCAACGAGAAATTATTCTTTCCCACAAAGTGGAACTTTTAGAGTAGGCCTAACCTAAGGACCAAAATAGAGATATCTCAGGGATCCAAATGGCATCAAATAGCACGATCACAGATGACCTAAATCCTAAAACAAGCTCAAAATATTACAATTACACGTAAAAACATACGTTAAATCTCACAGCAGCTTTAATTTGTTTATTCcaaaaactactactactacataACATATACTAGTTCTTTTGAGTTGCTACTCACCAACGGATAAGTTCCAAAGGAAAACTGTCCCTTTTAAATCCCGCAATGTTGAATGCTTTAGAGAAAGCGTCCGTCCATCTCTGCAACTCCACCGTGTAAGAAAAAATGATATCATCTGCAATGTATTGGGCCAACGTTTGATCAATGATGCCTGAGACCTGTGATGCAGTTACACGATAGAACACCAAGAAGAATTCCTGTCCTTGGTTGTCAACCCACTCCATTATCTTACTGAGTTCCTCCAAGCGCTGTCTCGATGAAGCATAGTACTCGGAAAAGATGGTAATAGCAATCATTGATTCCTCTATGGCTTCCGAGATTTCTGTTGTAATTGgttcttcttttctttcatattcgAACTCAGGTTTGAATACGTTGATTCCCATGTCTTCCAGACGTTTGTAAAGTTGTGTAACAAAATTCCCCTCCAAGTCTTGTCGTCTGAAATTCAGGAAAACATCGTATTTCCATTTTTTGACAGTTGGAATTTGGGAATCCATATTCCAAATTCCAAAGGATGTGTATGGTCTGGTGGTGACcctttttcttttagtttatcaCTTATATTGGCacaattgatttttattttctctgtTACAAGAATTATTTTTGGCCTCATCAGACCTCTTAAACAAAGTATGGTCAGTGCACAACTTATTGTAAGTTCCTTTTTTCTCTTATAAAAGCACCGACACATTTTGTTATAGAAGGTGTTTGGATTAGATTATAATTTGGTTATAatagtttaaaaattatttttaaattttaggagtgtttgataatttaaaaaattgcttgaaaaaagtcaatttttattttttataagccAAAAACTAGAAGTTGGTTATTAGCTACTTATTTTTTTAGCTTATAGTCTATTGAAAGTTGACCAAATAAATGACTTTTGTATCCCTTATAATTTTCACTTGTTTCAAAATTACCCTTTTATAgtccatttgatttttttttagctTATAATCCATTAATATTTGTATTAATTAAACATTTCCACTTTTTGTATTTATGACAAACTTAACTCTAGCCATATTAGTACCTCGTTTGTATGAAacttttaatttatgaaatatgatttttatgtattatttctcttctttaatatattttttttaaatttggacaattattattgtacaacatATAAATTTCTCTAAGAAAAAAAACTCACCAACAAAGATATTGGGAGAACACTCACCGAAGATATTCAAAGTCATGAACGATTAGTGAACGATTCATGTATATTTGACGACGCAACATTCGTATTCAACAATGTTTTAATAGTGATATAGCCATCACTCAATCAACGagcaatatatttttcaattaagatTCATTTTAGCAaacaaatagtatcatttgtgaccaactatttatctattaatgtaattataataattagtaacatatatattttgtttgatgatttaaactattttaaccaacaaaaaaaaatttaccgCACAAATGTAATAGTCattaatgaaaatattatattatataatattttctctctctatatatatatgaaattgcaACTGTATTCGTGTTATCAAAagtgggtgggtgggggggggggtaatTAAGGCtaattaaaatttatctttaaaataaaaattaatagatatataaatactaaattctaatattatattaacaatatatatatatatatatatatcttaattttaatttgaatcattttagaaataaaaattaataataatcaactctatatattgttaacaactttaagagtATTTAGGACATTTTGACAAAAAAAGTGGTTAACAACACTTGTttatcaaatacatcaacaacttttttttaatttcagcacttttatccaaacacgtaactgcttatttttaacataaatttctgcacttttaaagaattttttaaaaatcacttTTTTTC
The Capsicum annuum cultivar UCD-10X-F1 chromosome 6, UCD10Xv1.1, whole genome shotgun sequence DNA segment above includes these coding regions:
- the LOC107855797 gene encoding TMV resistance protein N is translated as MDSQIPTVKKWKYDVFLNFRRQDLEGNFVTQLYKRLEDMGINVFKPEFEYERKEEPITTEISEAIEESMIAITIFSEYYASSRQRLEELSKIMEWVDNQGQEFFLVFYRVTASQVSGIIDQTLAQYIADDIIFSYTVELQRWTDAFSKAFNIAGFKRDSFPLELIRCQWFAETNLDIPTVSFFVL